The Rhododendron vialii isolate Sample 1 chromosome 6a, ASM3025357v1 genome includes a window with the following:
- the LOC131328723 gene encoding (-)-germacrene D synthase-like yields the protein MGFSKLNMDGAYNCVTGSASTGGILRDHYGIWIGGFHRNIITDSSLKAELWALRDGLSLAKDENIRKLEIEVDSMIVLNLIHATNMVNHPLGNLIFDCRLLMQGFEEVSITHIYCEVNRCADALANDAPVSVGDLYIYPVIPICISSFLYADLIGVSYPRISEGGKGLALVHSPSLIPSHFTATQHRKMEFSSIPTALLTSSKAPAPVKVTRRRPESVFHPSVWRDHFLAYSSADMEVDINMKQNHQQLKENVRKQLVEAKGKYSQQLDLIDAIQRLGVAYHFETEIDQGLHQMYETYHQNGHKNINNDEDLYITALSFRLFRQQGYAVSCDVFNKLKDSEGKFKESLIGDVRGLLSLYEASFLSVHQEYILDEAMEFTATCLNSALPNLSNNPIAAQVVHALYQPIHKGMTRLESRRYISFYEKDDSHNKVLLDFAKLDFNLLQKLHQRELSEITRWWKDLDVPRKLPFARDRVVEMYFWMLGVYYEPQYIFAVRILTKVMFLVSLIDDTYDASNATIEELVLFNDAIQRWEVSTLDQLPDYMKLVYQTVLDTYNIIDDEMAKQGRSYGVEYAKSALKDLVGVYLTEAKWYHEGYVPSMDEHMPVTLLSCAHQAISTLSLIGMGELATKEAFDWISSFPLIVHASSVVCRLVDDVLGHKFEQERGHVASSVECYMKQYGATEEEAIIEFQKRVQNAWKDMNSECLRPTSVPIPLLRPPLNLARAMYVLFKDGDHYTNSETMFKGFVTLVLVDPVPT from the exons ATGGGTTTTTCCAAGTTGAATATGGATGGTGCGTATAACTGTGTGACGGGCTCGGCCTCCACTGGGGGGATTTTGCGTGATCATTATGGTATTTGGATAGGTGGATTCCACAGGAACATTATCACGGACTCGAGCCTAAAGGCAGAATTATGGGCCTTAAGAGATGGTTTAAGTTTGGCAAAGGATGAAAATATCAGAAAGCTGGAAATTGAAGTAGATTCCATGATTGTGTTAAACTTGATTCATGCCACTAACATGGTGAATCACCCGCTTGGCAATTTGATATTTGATTGTAGGTTGCTGATGCAAGGGTTTGAGGAAGTTTCTATCACGCATATCTATTGCGAAGTTAATCGGTGTGCAGATGCATTGGCAAATGATGCTCCGGTCTCGGTGGGAGATTTATATATCTACCCGGTTATTCCTATTTGTATTTCTAGTTTCCTTTATGCGGATTTGATTGGGGTCTCGTACCCTAGAATT TCAGAGGGTGGGAAAGGATTAGCTCTGGTTCATTCGCCTTCTCTTATTCCTTCTCATTTCACAGCCACTCAACACAGAAAAATGGAATTCTCTTCTATCCCAACTGCTTTATTAACCTCAAGCAAGGCACCCGCACCCGTTAAAGTCACACGACGTCGCCCAGAATCAGTTTTTCATCCTAGTGTTTGGAGAGATCATTTCCTTGCCTACTCTTCTGCTGACATG gaAGTGGATATCAACATGAAGCAAAATCATCAACAGCTTAAAGAAAATGTGAGAAAGCAACTAGTGGAAGCAAAGGGTAAATATTCACAACAATTGGACCTTATTGATGCAATCCAACGCCTAGGCGTGGCCTACCATTTCGAAACAGAGATTGACCAAGGATTACATCAAATGTATGAAACCTATCATCAAAATGGTCACAAAAATATCAACAATGATGAGGATCTTTACATTACTGCTCTCTCATTCCGATTATTTAGACAACAAGGATATGCTGTCTCTTGTG ATGTATTCAACAAACTCAAGGACAGTGAAGGAAAATTTAAGGAATCGTTGATTGGTGATGTGAGAGGATTATTGAGTTTGTACGAAGCGTCATTTCTAAGCGTACATCAAGAATATATACTAGATGAAGCAATGGAATTTACCGCCACTTGCCTCAATTCTGCACTACCAAACTTGAGCAATAATCCAATCGCAGCACAAGTAGTTCATGCTCTATATCAGCCCATCCACAAGGGCATGACAAGGCTCGAGTCAAGGCGTTATATTTCCTTCTATGAAAAAGATGATTCCCACAACAAAGTTCTATTGGATTTTGCGAAATTAGATTTCAACTTATTGCAGAAATTGCACCAGAGGGAGTTGAGCGAAATCACAAG GTGGTGGAAAGATTTGGACGTTCCAAGGAAATTACCTTTTGCAAGAGACAGAGTGGTGGAGATGTACTTTTGGATGTTGGGAGTGTACTATGAGCCCCAATATATTTTTGCTGTAAGGATTCTAACCAAAGTGATGTTCTTGGTTTCCCTTATCGATGACACATATGATGCTAGCAATGCTACCATCGAAGAACTTGTGCTCTTCAATGATGCAATTCAAAG GTGGGAAGTCAGTACCTTGGATCAACTTCCAGACTATATGAAACTTGTTTATCAAACAGTTTTGGATACTTACAACATTATTGATGATGAAATGGCCAAGCAAGGAAGATCATATGGAGTCGAATACGCAAAATCCGCA TTGAAAGATTTGGTTGGAGTATACTTGACCGAAGCCAAATGGTATCACGAAGGCTATGTTCCAAGTATGGACGAGCATATGCCAGTTACACTATTGAGTTGTGCCCACCAAGCTATTTCAACCCTTTCCCTTATTGGAATGGGAGAGTTGGCGACCAAAGAGGCCTTTGATTGGATATCTAGTTTTCCTTTGATTGTCCATGCTTCATCAGTGGTTTGCAGGCTCGTGGATGACGTATTGGGCCACAAG TTTGAGCAAGAAAGAGGTCATGTAGCCTCGTCAGTTGAATGCTACATGAAACAATATGGTGCAACAGAAGAAGAAGCTATCATTGAATTCCAGAAACGAGTTCAAAATGCATGGAAAGACATGAACTCAGAGTGCCTCCGCCCAACCTCTGTCCCGATTCCTCTCCTCCGGCCACCTCTCAACCTTGCACGAGCTATGTATGTTTTATTCAAGGATGGAGATCATTACACCAACTCTGAAACCATGTTCAAGGGATTTGTGACTTTAGTACTTGTTGATCCTGTGCCAACTTGA
- the LOC131329251 gene encoding uncharacterized protein LOC131329251, with protein MQSNPEKHTVRRLQVPAAGNLSFRSNSMASLSPRPHHICTRSSSPRPQHMCTRSSSPRPQHMCTRSSSPRPQRMCTRSSSCNSRPIRGVCHEIPIPGNRLRRHRADKEILRRALTPPVRRQSRRWWNFRPMPSRLCNMSKT; from the coding sequence ATGCAAAGCAATCCAGAGAAACATACCGTGCGAAGACTTCAAGTTCCGGCAGCCGGAAATCTGAGTTTCCGGAGTAATTCCATGGCATCATTGTCTCCTAGGCCTCACCACATATGTACACGGTCATCATCTCCTAGGCCTCAGCACATGTGCACACGGTCATCATCTCCTAGGCCTCAGCACATGTGCACACGGTCATCATCTCCCAGGCCTCAGCGCATGTGTACACGCTCATCATCATGTAACTCAAGACCGATCCGAGGTGTCTGTCATGAGATTCCAATACCTGGAAACAGGTTGAGAAGGCACCGGGCAGACAAAGAGATCCTGAGGAGGGCATTGACGCCGCCGGTTCGTAGGCAGAGTAGGCGGTGGTGGAATTTTCGGCCGATGCCAAGTCGGCTTTGTAACATGTCAAAGACTTAG